In one window of Deltaproteobacteria bacterium DNA:
- a CDS encoding TetR/AcrR family transcriptional regulator has product MREVQTNIKNKEKVSKRRRQIIDAASKLFFEKGFDQTTMREISHFSGLTIGSLYDYVRSKDDILVLVYKDVVQRFRLSITEKGEEDWEAAPENFETLLRRFMELMYEMSKAIQLLYRESWTKRKDVHLQLKEIDRENVERFKHLLLKGNRMGCFKLKNPAVTADLIFLSLALPALREWSLRNIKREQVIDTVVRFIMQGLSAEKPERASLAGQYSDADRLRDIDEEDKASL; this is encoded by the coding sequence ATGAGAGAAGTCCAGACGAACATTAAAAACAAGGAAAAGGTTTCCAAACGGCGCCGGCAGATCATCGACGCCGCCTCCAAACTCTTTTTTGAAAAAGGTTTTGATCAAACGACCATGCGGGAGATTTCCCATTTCTCCGGCCTGACCATCGGCAGTTTATACGATTATGTCCGAAGCAAAGACGATATCCTGGTCCTAGTTTACAAGGATGTGGTGCAACGCTTTCGTCTCAGCATAACCGAAAAGGGAGAAGAAGATTGGGAGGCCGCCCCTGAAAATTTTGAAACCCTTTTGCGCCGGTTTATGGAGCTGATGTATGAAATGTCCAAGGCCATCCAGCTCCTTTACCGGGAATCCTGGACCAAACGCAAGGATGTGCACCTGCAATTGAAGGAGATCGACCGGGAAAATGTTGAGCGCTTTAAGCATCTCCTTTTAAAGGGAAATCGGATGGGCTGTTTCAAGTTGAAAAACCCTGCGGTTACGGCTGATCTGATCTTCCTGTCTCTGGCCCTTCCGGCCCTGCGGGAATGGAGCCTGCGCAATATCAAACGGGAGCAGGTCATCGACACGGTGGTGAGGTTTATCATGCAGGGCTTGTCCGCTGAAAAACCAGAGAGGGCTTCCCTGGCCGGGCAATATTCAGACGCCGACCGCCTAAGGGATATCGATGAAGAAGATAAGGCTTCCCTATAA
- a CDS encoding class I SAM-dependent methyltransferase, with translation MKKIRLPYKLIREVKGFLDEEEGLFLYQAAREASLKGPCLEIGSYCGKSGIYLGLGCREHGGVLFSIDHHRGSEEQQPDQEYFDHDLLDPASGRIDTFPFFRRTVEQAGLEDTIVPMVCKSSLAARFWSTPLSLIFIDGGHALETVLTDYNCWVGHLMPGGRLLIHDLFEDPVQGGQAPFRAYQLALASGLFVELPRVKTLGVLKRRTPDEIP, from the coding sequence ATGAAGAAGATAAGGCTTCCCTATAAATTAATCCGAGAGGTCAAGGGGTTTCTGGATGAAGAAGAGGGCTTGTTCCTCTATCAGGCCGCCCGGGAAGCCTCGCTTAAAGGGCCTTGCCTGGAGATCGGCAGTTATTGCGGCAAGTCCGGGATCTATCTTGGGTTGGGCTGCCGGGAGCACGGGGGTGTTTTGTTTTCCATCGATCATCACCGGGGCTCGGAAGAACAGCAGCCGGATCAGGAGTATTTCGACCACGATTTGCTGGACCCGGCAAGCGGGCGCATCGACACCTTCCCCTTCTTCAGGCGGACCGTTGAGCAGGCCGGCCTGGAAGATACGATCGTGCCCATGGTCTGCAAATCGTCCCTGGCGGCCCGTTTCTGGTCGACACCCCTCAGCCTGATCTTTATCGATGGCGGCCACGCCCTGGAAACGGTCCTGACGGATTACAACTGTTGGGTGGGCCACCTGATGCCCGGCGGCCGTCTGCTGATCCACGATCTCTTCGAAGACCCGGTCCAGGGCGGACAGGCCCCGTTTCGGGCGTATCAGTTGGCCCTGGCCTCGGGGTTGTTCGTCGAGCTGCCCAGGGTCAAGACCCTGGGGGTGCTCAAACGACGGACCCCGGATGAAATCCCTTGA
- a CDS encoding AAA family ATPase: MYEDYFGLTQKPFSIVPDPHYFFMSAGHQEALAHLLYGIESNVGFVLLTGDVGTGKTTACRRLIELLPEDIEVAFILNPKLTALELLATICDEFGIRYPEGNQSIKVFITRINEYLLDVHAKGRRAVLILEEAQNLKPDVLEQIRLLTNLETREHKLLQVVMIGQPELRELLLQPQLRQLSQRVTARYHLGPLSRAEIPGYVNYRLSLSGLAHDRLFPSPTLKKLVRLSGGVPRLINVICERALLGAFVQGKDRVDKKTLATAAREITGEKIRRGLSPVIFQSLLAGFLLVLLSALGIVYTLYGSWPLFKTPVRPAAQALAPKVGGPPQRKADLRRPADQSGESAKKAAYLALFRQWHLQYPKGDICEQARAQGLRCLKGKGSLTTLRQMNKPAVLTLLDEKEIEYYATLTSLQGETATLVIGNETRTVDLKEIIGRWSGDYLLLWRVPQEYQQDLKPGSRGSMVAWLERHLTLTQGRVVSAGQDQIYDGEVLRQLQKFQLSIGLTPDGIVGPRTIMPLMAAAGNGDPVLYTAKGNP; this comes from the coding sequence ATGTACGAGGATTATTTCGGTCTTACCCAAAAGCCTTTTTCCATCGTTCCGGACCCCCATTATTTTTTCATGAGTGCCGGACATCAGGAGGCCCTGGCCCATCTGCTCTATGGCATTGAAAGTAATGTCGGGTTTGTTTTGCTGACCGGTGATGTCGGGACCGGTAAAACAACAGCCTGCCGCCGATTGATTGAACTTTTGCCCGAAGACATCGAGGTGGCCTTTATCCTGAACCCGAAGTTGACTGCCCTGGAACTGTTAGCCACGATCTGCGATGAATTCGGAATCCGTTACCCCGAAGGAAACCAAAGTATCAAGGTCTTTATAACCCGCATCAACGAATATCTCCTTGATGTCCATGCCAAAGGCCGTCGGGCCGTTCTCATCCTGGAAGAAGCCCAGAACCTGAAACCGGATGTGCTCGAGCAGATCCGCTTGCTGACCAACCTCGAAACCAGGGAGCATAAACTCCTCCAGGTGGTCATGATCGGACAACCGGAACTCAGAGAATTGTTGTTACAACCTCAGCTTCGCCAGCTTTCGCAGCGGGTAACGGCCCGGTATCACCTCGGTCCCCTCTCCAGGGCAGAAATCCCCGGTTATGTGAATTATCGTTTGTCTCTATCCGGGCTGGCCCATGACCGATTATTCCCATCCCCGACATTAAAAAAGCTGGTCCGGTTGAGTGGTGGAGTCCCGAGATTGATCAATGTAATATGCGAAAGGGCCCTGCTGGGGGCCTTCGTTCAGGGGAAAGACCGGGTTGATAAAAAAACCCTGGCAACGGCCGCCCGTGAAATAACCGGTGAAAAAATCCGTCGAGGTCTAAGTCCCGTAATCTTTCAATCCCTGCTGGCTGGTTTTCTCCTGGTTCTCCTGTCGGCCCTTGGCATCGTCTATACCCTCTACGGATCATGGCCTTTGTTCAAGACCCCGGTCCGACCGGCCGCCCAAGCCCTTGCTCCAAAGGTGGGGGGCCCCCCCCAAAGAAAGGCCGACCTCAGGCGGCCGGCTGATCAGTCGGGTGAAAGCGCCAAAAAGGCGGCCTACCTGGCCCTTTTCAGGCAATGGCACCTCCAATATCCAAAGGGGGATATCTGTGAACAGGCTAGGGCACAGGGTCTGCGCTGCCTGAAAGGCAAAGGGAGTCTCACCACCCTCCGGCAGATGAATAAACCTGCGGTCCTGACGCTTTTAGATGAAAAAGAGATTGAATATTATGCTACCTTGACTTCCTTGCAGGGAGAAACGGCCACTCTTGTTATCGGGAACGAGACCAGGACCGTTGATCTGAAAGAAATTATCGGTCGCTGGTCCGGGGATTATCTTCTCCTTTGGCGGGTGCCTCAGGAGTATCAGCAAGACCTTAAACCGGGAAGCCGCGGGTCCATGGTGGCCTGGCTCGAACGGCATTTGACGCTGACCCAGGGACGGGTCGTGTCGGCCGGGCAGGATCAGATTTACGACGGTGAGGTTTTAAGACAATTACAAAAATTCCAATTGTCCATAGGCCTGACCCCGGACGGAATCGTGGGGCCTCGGACTATCATGCCTTTAATGGCTGCTGCCGGCAATGGGGACCCGGTCCTTTATACGGCAAAAGGGAACCCTTAA
- the rlmB gene encoding 23S rRNA (guanosine(2251)-2'-O)-methyltransferase RlmB: MAVSKKDDLSQWVWGKQAVLEILKVRPTKVREVIMGPPAQDLLRGEIFALCTQAGIPVTLKERKQIDRLLPVPAHQAVVARLKTVTPFESLESLLTRVGPDQTPPPVLLAVDHIQDPQNLGAMIRTAHSTGVQGIILPKDRSCPISGTVRKAAAGALEHMPLVQATNLVRSLENLKEKGFWVLSLEAGSPVSVYGLDLRVPLVVVVGGESKGVSLLVKKHSDWLASIPMQGRVSSLNASVACAVVLYEILRQRLG; encoded by the coding sequence ATGGCGGTATCAAAAAAAGACGATTTATCCCAATGGGTCTGGGGGAAACAAGCTGTCCTGGAAATTCTCAAGGTCCGTCCAACGAAAGTCAGAGAGGTTATCATGGGCCCGCCGGCCCAGGACCTGCTTCGAGGGGAGATATTCGCATTGTGCACCCAAGCCGGGATACCGGTGACGCTCAAAGAAAGAAAGCAGATCGACCGCCTGCTGCCGGTGCCGGCCCATCAGGCCGTGGTTGCCCGTTTAAAAACCGTTACCCCTTTTGAATCCCTGGAAAGCCTGCTCACCCGGGTCGGCCCTGACCAAACGCCGCCTCCGGTTTTATTAGCCGTTGACCATATCCAGGATCCCCAGAATTTGGGGGCCATGATTCGAACCGCCCACTCAACCGGAGTCCAGGGGATTATTCTGCCCAAGGACCGCTCCTGTCCGATCTCGGGAACGGTCCGTAAGGCAGCGGCCGGGGCCCTGGAGCACATGCCTTTGGTCCAGGCTACCAACCTGGTCCGCTCCCTGGAGAACCTCAAAGAAAAGGGCTTCTGGGTCCTCAGCCTGGAGGCCGGTTCCCCGGTCTCGGTCTACGGCCTGGACCTCCGGGTGCCTCTGGTGGTGGTGGTGGGCGGGGAATCGAAAGGGGTCAGCCTTTTAGTAAAGAAACACTCCGATTGGCTGGCCTCCATCCCCATGCAGGGCCGTGTTTCCTCCCTGAATGCCTCCGTGGCCTGCGCTGTGGTCCTGTATGAGATCCTGCGGCAGCGTCTCGGCTGA
- a CDS encoding 3-hydroxyacyl-CoA dehydrogenase family protein has protein sequence MKTEDVKKIAMIGAGDMGHGIAACCLLGGYIVVLRDIEQKFVDRGMAGIKNSFNKFKEKGKITPQAYEDALGRLIPMVDLEAAVKDADFIIEAVPEKLELKKSVFTSLDKFAPKQAILASNTSNISITEIAKATNRPDKVIGYHFFNPAILMKLVEVTKGAESSDESIQIGYEIAKKIGKVPVIVKKDSPGFIYNRVNEPTLVFLSKILEAGHPTPEEFDAALKPLMPMTPFELMDYVGIDIAVHGLEYFAQVLSPDYKPSEALRSYLTSGNLGKKSGKGFYDWSQGRPKIDLSKATKEFDVNHLIALQVNEATKLLEEGVADDPKEIDLALANGGGSPFGPFALAQGIGYTVLLAKLEEVYRQFPLEIFKATKTMKEGAIKV, from the coding sequence ATGAAAACAGAAGACGTCAAAAAAATCGCCATGATCGGCGCCGGGGATATGGGACACGGGATTGCCGCCTGTTGTCTCCTGGGCGGCTATATCGTAGTGCTCCGGGATATTGAGCAGAAATTTGTCGACCGGGGAATGGCCGGTATCAAAAACAGCTTCAATAAATTCAAGGAGAAAGGGAAGATAACCCCCCAGGCCTATGAAGATGCCCTGGGCCGGCTGATCCCCATGGTCGATCTGGAAGCGGCCGTAAAGGACGCCGACTTTATCATCGAGGCCGTCCCGGAAAAACTGGAACTCAAGAAAAGCGTCTTTACCAGCCTGGATAAATTCGCTCCCAAGCAGGCTATCCTGGCCTCCAATACTTCTAATATCAGTATCACCGAAATCGCCAAGGCGACCAACCGGCCGGACAAGGTCATCGGCTATCATTTTTTCAACCCGGCTATCCTGATGAAACTGGTGGAAGTCACCAAAGGGGCCGAGTCCTCCGACGAATCGATTCAAATCGGCTACGAGATCGCCAAGAAGATCGGAAAGGTCCCGGTGATCGTCAAAAAAGACTCGCCGGGGTTTATTTACAACCGGGTCAATGAACCCACCCTGGTCTTTCTTTCCAAAATACTGGAAGCCGGACACCCCACGCCCGAGGAATTCGATGCGGCTTTGAAGCCTTTGATGCCCATGACCCCCTTTGAATTGATGGACTACGTGGGCATCGATATCGCCGTCCACGGTCTGGAATATTTCGCTCAGGTCCTGTCCCCGGACTACAAGCCTTCTGAGGCCTTAAGATCGTATTTGACTTCGGGAAATCTGGGCAAGAAGTCCGGTAAGGGATTCTACGACTGGTCTCAGGGCCGGCCCAAGATCGATCTTTCCAAGGCTACCAAAGAATTCGATGTCAATCACCTGATCGCCCTGCAGGTCAATGAGGCCACCAAACTCCTGGAAGAAGGGGTCGCTGATGACCCCAAGGAAATCGACCTGGCCCTGGCCAACGGCGGCGGCTCTCCCTTCGGTCCTTTTGCCCTGGCCCAGGGGATCGGCTACACGGTCCTTCTGGCCAAACTGGAAGAGGTCTACAGACAGTTTCCCCTGGAAATCTTCAAGGCTACGAAGACCATGAAAGAGGGAGCGATTAAAGTGTGA
- a CDS encoding enoyl-CoA hydratase/isomerase family protein: MEFQNILYVKQGPIAILTLNRPPTNSINLATLLDIDKALDEVEQDKEVRVLIVTGAGDKGFSAGFDITDAANADKTGAKGQEVWTRIDRFTKPVIAAINGYAFGGGCELAMASTFRVMQENAKIGLTELNLGIIPGWGGTQRMPRILGKSKALELILFSKRLPAQEALAIGLVDRVSKVGELMKEVMEMAEFLATRPPLAVRAVLKAVNAGIEKGLDEGTRVELEGTQLVSKSSDAIEGFTAFMQKRRPVFKGE; this comes from the coding sequence ATGGAATTTCAAAACATCCTGTACGTCAAGCAAGGACCTATCGCCATTCTCACCCTGAACCGTCCGCCGACCAATTCGATAAACCTGGCCACTTTGCTGGACATCGATAAGGCCCTCGATGAGGTGGAGCAGGACAAGGAAGTGAGGGTGCTCATTGTAACGGGCGCCGGAGACAAAGGGTTTTCGGCCGGCTTTGATATTACCGATGCGGCCAATGCCGATAAGACCGGAGCCAAGGGGCAGGAGGTCTGGACCCGGATCGACCGATTTACCAAACCGGTTATTGCCGCTATCAACGGCTATGCCTTCGGCGGCGGCTGCGAGCTGGCCATGGCCTCGACCTTCAGGGTCATGCAGGAAAATGCCAAGATCGGCCTTACGGAACTCAATCTGGGGATTATTCCGGGTTGGGGCGGGACCCAGAGGATGCCCCGAATTTTAGGAAAGTCGAAGGCCCTGGAACTCATTCTCTTCAGCAAACGCCTGCCGGCCCAGGAGGCCCTGGCCATCGGCTTGGTGGACCGGGTTTCCAAGGTGGGCGAATTGATGAAAGAGGTAATGGAAATGGCCGAATTCCTGGCCACCCGGCCGCCGTTAGCCGTTCGGGCTGTTTTAAAGGCCGTCAATGCCGGGATCGAGAAAGGGCTTGACGAGGGGACCAGGGTGGAATTGGAGGGTACCCAGTTGGTATCAAAATCAAGTGACGCCATTGAAGGCTTTACGGCTTTTATGCAAAAGCGGAGGCCTGTTTTTAAAGGGGAATAA